CTGCCGGCCGCCGTGATCTACGCGCCGCCGCCGCGGCCGGTCTACTACCCGGTGCAGATCAATCCCATGTATGTGTCGGCACCGCCCCTCACCGTTCCAGTGGCCGCCTCGACGATTGTCGCCGCACCGCATTGACTGCGCGCCATCGGCGCCCTGCCGCGCCGTTGACTCAGCATAGGACATGCGATTCGCACGCACGCCTGGTGAATTCCCGTTGTCCCGTTGAAAGGTAGCGCGCCGCCGCGGCGTGTAGGGCGCCGCGCGTAAGGCTTGCATCGAACCGCCGATTCTTACCATCGCACACCGTGCCTGGCGCGCGCACGACGCGGCGCTTTGCGCCGCCACGGCTGATATTGACTACATATAGGCGGGTTGGAACAGAGCTTGCTGTTCTTTTGGGGTTCGTGCGGCCATTCCTACTCTTCTTTTCCTGGACCTTCGTAATGAGTTACCAAGATATCGACAAGGAAATTGCCCACCTGGAAGTGGTTTTCAATGCGCTTTCCGCGCGCGACCGTTTTCCGCTGTCGTACTGGCATCGTCGGCTGCATGCGCTCGACCGTTTGTCGATGGTGCCCGCGCAACTCGAACGCGTCGACCGGCTCGAAGCGAGACTGCGCTCGCTCGGCGCGCAACTGGACAGGCTCGCAGGCGCGACGGTTCACGCCTCTGCCGCCGCAAGCTTGCGATGACCACGGCGGTGTCAGGCAACCGCTCAGCCCGTTAGAATCCGTGCCCCAAGCGCCAGCACGAGCGCGGGCACCATCACCAGCACGCCGACCTTCAGGAACTTCATGAAGCTGACGTCTTCGCCTTCGCGGCGAATCGCGTTGAGCCACAGGATCGTCGCGAGCGAGCCGGTGATCGACAGGTTCGGCCCGAGGTCGACGCCGATCAGCAGCGCGTCGATCACGCGCTCGGGGCTCTGCGCCTGCATGACGGTCGACCTCGCGATCAGCCCGGCCGGCAGGTTGTTCATCAGATTGCTGAGGAACGCGATGCTCGCGCCGGCCCACCCCGCCGCGGTCATTTCGTTGCGTTCGGTCGCGCGCCGCAGCGCGCCCGCGAGCGTGCCGATCACGCCGGTGTGATCGAGCATCTCGACCAGCACGAACAGCCCGGCGACGAGTGGAAACACGTTCCACGAGATTTCGCGAATCATCGGCAGCGGCGATTTGCGCTCCTTGAGCAGCACGACGACCGCGGTCAACGTGCTGAGGATCGCGGTCGGCAAGCCGAGCTGGATGTGGCGGGCGGAGACCGTCAGCAACGCGCCGGCCGTTACCGTGATGCCCGCGAGCGCGACGCGCCCGCTCTCCGACAGCTCGACCGCCTCGAGATTCGCCGCGCAGACGCCGGCCAGCGCGTCGCGCTGCGTCCAGCGCAGCATCACGAAGGTCGCGACGATCGACAGCACCGACGGCAGCGTGAAGCGCAGCATCCAGGGTCCGAGCGGCGGCGTGTGATTGCCGTACAGCACGATGTTGGCCGGATTCGAAATCGGCAGCACGAAGCTCGCCGCATTGGCGACGAACGCGCAGACGAACAGCAGCGGCAGCGGCGGCGTTTTCGCTTTCTTCGCCGCCGCGAACACGGCGGGTGTCAGTACCACGGCGGTTGCGTCATTGGAAAGAAACGCGGTGATCACCACGCCGACCAGATACACGAGCACGAACAGCTTGCGTGGCGAGC
The genomic region above belongs to Paraburkholderia sp. HP33-1 and contains:
- a CDS encoding arsenic transporter, producing MNSVFLSWGIAALATAGVITRPFKWPEAVWAVAGAVLLVALGLLPLHLAIEAIGKGSDVYLFLFGMMLLSEVGRREGLFDWVAVLAVNHARSSPRKLFVLVYLVGVVITAFLSNDATAVVLTPAVFAAAKKAKTPPLPLLFVCAFVANAASFVLPISNPANIVLYGNHTPPLGPWMLRFTLPSVLSIVATFVMLRWTQRDALAGVCAANLEAVELSESGRVALAGITVTAGALLTVSARHIQLGLPTAILSTLTAVVVLLKERKSPLPMIREISWNVFPLVAGLFVLVEMLDHTGVIGTLAGALRRATERNEMTAAGWAGASIAFLSNLMNNLPAGLIARSTVMQAQSPERVIDALLIGVDLGPNLSITGSLATILWLNAIRREGEDVSFMKFLKVGVLVMVPALVLALGARILTG